From Algoriphagus sp. NG3, the proteins below share one genomic window:
- a CDS encoding VOC family protein, with product MSKFKPFHLAFPIRDIEETRAFYGDLLGCEIGRNTEKWIDFNFFGHQLSAHIKPEELAKASTNAVDGKNVPVRHFGAILPWEEWHELADKLKAHGIEFVIDPYIRFKGEVGEQATMFFLDPCGNALEFKSFQDESQIFAN from the coding sequence ATGAGCAAATTTAAACCATTTCACCTAGCTTTCCCCATTCGGGACATAGAAGAAACCCGTGCATTTTATGGAGATCTACTTGGCTGTGAGATAGGTAGAAACACAGAAAAATGGATTGATTTTAACTTCTTCGGTCATCAGCTTTCCGCTCACATCAAGCCAGAGGAATTGGCTAAGGCAAGTACCAATGCTGTGGATGGCAAGAATGTTCCTGTACGGCATTTTGGAGCTATTCTCCCCTGGGAGGAATGGCATGAATTAGCCGATAAACTTAAAGCCCACGGTATAGAATTTGTCATCGACCCCTATATCCGCTTTAAAGGTGAGGTAGGAGAACAAGCAACCATGTTTTTTTTAGACCCTTGCGGAAACGCACTAGAGTTCAAGTCGTTCCAAGATGAATCACAAATTTTCGCCAACTAA